Sequence from the Carassius auratus strain Wakin chromosome 32, ASM336829v1, whole genome shotgun sequence genome:
tgtggtagaaaaaaaaaagtgtacaagcaatagggataaccgcaccctggagaggattgtgaaacaaaacccattcaaaaatgtgggggagattcacaaagaatggactgcagctggagtcagtgcttcaagaaccactacccACAGACGTaagcaagacatgggtttcagctacTGCATACCTTGTGTCaatccactcttgaacaacagacagcgtcagaagcatctacAGTAAAGACAAAAAGTACTGgtctgctgctgagtggtccaaagttatgttctctgattaaagtaaatttagcatttcctttggaaatcagggtcccagacgGGAAGAGAGGAGAAgtacacaatccatgttgcttgaggtccagtgtaaagtttcagtgatggtttggggtgccatgtcatctgcaggtgttggtccactgtgttttctgaacactaagttttagagcacttcatgcttcctgctgctgaccaactttatggagatgcagatttaattttccaacaggacttggcacctgaacacagtgccaaagctaccagtacctggtttaaggaccatggtatccctgttcttaattggccagcaaactcgcctgacattaaccccatagaaaatctatggggtattgtgaagaggaagatgtgatatgccagacccaacaatgcagaagagctgaaggccactatcagagcaatcTGGGCTCTCATATCACcagagcagtgccacagactgatcgactccatgccacgccacattgctgcaataattcaggcaaaaggagccccaactaagtattgagtgctgtacatgctcatacttttcatgttcctacttttcagttggccaagatttctaaaaaatcctttctttgtattggtcttaagtaatattcaaattttctggtgtgtaatgaatgaatataatataaaaatttccctttttgaatggaattagtgaaataaatcaacttttttgatgatattctaattatataaccagcacctatatattattttcaatgttcatGTTGTATTTGCATGCTATTACTGTACTGTGAAAATCAGCATATCCACACAGACTTGTCTTATCGACACACCTTGCGGCCAACACCTTTAACGTTTGCTCTATTCACAAACAGTAAATTTGAAAATGAGATTTTTCTCCATTAAGATTAAACACCAAAAAAAGTATGCGACATGTTAGTGACATGCAGAGAagctaaaaacagactaaagtaAGCGTTAGTAATTGCATATTTGGCACAGTACGAGTTACCTTCAGGCTAGAGTCTCTTACAGGTTGTCTTCTGTCTTTTGTGATTTGTTTGGCTCTGTCTTTATCAGAAAGTGAACTAAACCGACTGGAATCATTTGCATCCTTTGCCACAAATCCTCCTCTGTTTTTCCGTAACTCAATctgtaaaatcaataaataaacaccaTGAATAAAACAATGAGCGGGATTACATTGCTGAAGCAGTTACATAGGTATTCTTGAGCTCGACAATGAGAAAAACTTTGAAAGTGCAAAGACACACACCTTTGTACGATCTCCTCCAGAGTTTGCAAAAATAGTGGGCACGGCATCCTCTCTGAGAAACAGTTTTCCATTATAGTCACGGAAACAGTCAGGCTGGAAATGCTCCGAGCACAAGCAGGAGTTCTGAGTGGGAATAAAGTTCTTTCTCCCAAGGTTTCTTACCCATTGCTCGGCTAGCTGAGGCTTGCTGATTGGAAACCTGAAAAGAGAGACAGTTAAGGTTGCAACTCCATTAGATACTGTTACTTCAATAAAGTTTATCTAGACGTGCATATTGTATTCTGAAATCAGCAACCTATGCAAATCACCtacatttaaaagaaactgaCCAATCATATCAGCATATCAAATTCAATTAcaagcattacattttttataatatttgggTATCTATATCTGCGACTTCTTgactagaataaaaataaaaaacgtcaCAGCAACTCGTAAACGATGAAGCCTAACATGCTCAAGTGTGTCAAAACTGCTATTATATTCGTGCTTACCTGTAGAATCTGATCTCTGACCCTTTGGCAAACCGATTTGAGCAATCAGTAGCTGAACAGGAGATCGGCATGGTTCTGTATTCGTGTTAAAAACGTAAAAGAATTTGTTATTGTTCCACACTGCCAAAAACCATCTTTCAAAGGCAATAGCGCGAGGGCGGCAAAATGCGGACCGTGTTAACTGCGCATGCGCTGTTGTGTTCATCGTTTAGCTGCCACTGGACGTGCACACACCATAGAGATCCATTATTAGTGTCAATGGTAATCATGTAGTTTTTTGCATGTGAGAATATGCCATTGCGTCCATGTTTGAGtcaaaacaacaccctttttctTAAGAGCACTTGCTTCaagaataaacaaatgaaaaagaaaataaatagaaaaagtgAAGttgtgaacttttattttgaaataaatcgtAACCGGAGTTACGTGAACCCGGAACAGTGGCACAATGAgcttctgaatgaatcatttggaGGATTTAGTGGAAACTGGCTGTGTGGGGGAGACAAATCTAAATTTGTCATTGtataaatgcacacatatatGATGCTCTTGAACTGTAATGTGGATATtatgtaaaacaacttttttggaaacagattaaaacaatgataataaatCGATGTATTTTTTATGGAGTTAGACAAGGAGTTTATTTTACAAATCCACCTATTTTGAATGGCTGCAacactgaaaatattatttacGATGGAAAACAAATAAGACGATTAAATActgattaaatatgtatattaatattttcactgAGAAAATTCATATCAGTATAATATTTATCATATGTTCACGTTAACCTATTTTCTGAAAATAtctcaaataataatatttgtaaggTTTGATGGAGAGGATACAGTCCTGGTGCATACAGAGGATGATTAATTCTGGACTATGGGTTCATCTTGCCCACATGAAGGTTAATTGTAACTGACACAGAGAACTCTTGTGCTTCATGCGCTGGCCAAGGGAAGTGTCTTTTCTTTGTTTAGATGGGCTGGTTTTGGTTTTAGATTCAGTTTGTTGTCACCTGACCATCACAgctttactgtaatatttttatgctttcataTGATTTCTTcttgaatattaatttatgttgtgcCTTTCCATACAAAATAATGCTATGCATAACTTGGTATAATTGTCTCTTCCATTCTCAGCATCTTGGCCTCATTCTGGTTTCCCTCACAAGCCTCGTCTGCACAGAGAGCTTTGAGAGAGAAACCTTTCTAGATGCTGGTTTGATGTAACTTCCTTGAAGTAATACTTTGTGAAAATATTACATAACTGtaatacagttaaataaaaagaatTGTTTCAATTGATTGATCTGAATAAAATAGTCTTGAGCAAGGTGAAATTGTGGATTCTGGGCAATGGGAAACTGGCACTGATTTGCCCATGACATTACTTTGATTTCAGCCTTGAAACTGGTTCCTCTTCCACTGGACCGCAGGCAAGTTGTTATTATGGTccatgttaaaggaatagtttgatcaaaaaatgtatattctgtcataatttactcaccctgttgtttaatttttgggtgaactatacttttAATGTATGGTGGTCAAACTAACAACATTCTCATATTATTGTCACCAGAACCAAGTGTATGATTACCGTGTACTGGATGGAAAAGTGTATATAAATACCCAGAGCATGCTGTCCCTCTGTCCCAtccaaatgacaaaaataacccaCCGAGGTGAGCAATGAGCAGTGAATGCAAAAATATGAATTGTGAGTATGACATGTTATGATACACATTACATGCTTGTGCCGATTCTTTGCAGATAGATTGCCTGTGGAAGAAAATCCCTCAGAAAACACACTTTGTATGTGGGCCACAAAAAACCTTCACACCTCAGACCTACAGGAAAAGGTTAGGTTTGGAAATAGCGTTTAACATGTAGTGATTGACTAAATGGTATCATTCACCACATCTCAGTTTTATGAGACACTTTCTGACTGTGCCAAATAAATCATCATACATCTGCTTGTTTGTCATATAGGTTTCTTTGACCAAGATAGCGCAAGAGAAATGAAACAGCGGGAAAATAACAGAGACTGGGGAGGCCAGCCCCACACAGCCCAACAGAAAAGACAATCTGACCGTTCTGGAGCCTAGAAAAATCAAACTTGTTGATcaaatttattgttatttgtttgaCTGCATACCTTAATCCAAATAAATGATGCTTTTATTACGATCACCCTCTTTACCTATAGTGTTATGTTCCTCTTGTCAAGCCCTCCAGCTTACAGAAGTCCTCCTGATTggacttgtttttatttaaaaagaagaaacctGTTTTGcattctgaaaaaaattattctgattcTGAATGTAGAGCGTGCTTGCATGATCACCGGATGAACCTAAGGGTAAAGAAATCACAGAATGGATTTGTGAATCCAGGAATATGTGCATTCATGTTCTCCTCCCGCAGTAACCACTATTTAATGGTTTCCTTCATTCTTGTGTAAGACaagaaaattaattaatgaacttacatttttatgatattttatttaaatacattcattgacaaataaacatacttaaatattgattttagcaGTTCAGCGGTCTTGCAGACAGGGGGCGCTGATTGGCTGTGTTCTGTGTAAGGGGTGCGGTATACACTGCTGAGAAGTTGTATTTAATGGTTTTCGACTAGGTtttcatgtttagttttatatatttctgaAGGTATTATACttatatcatctttttttttcttaatccaaaTGTCGAAAGTATGCACATCCAAAAATACGgtatattcattaatattaaggACTTTTTTTAGGCCTATATGTATGGAAAAACATTCACTTAGATTAAGTAGCAAAATTGGCATATTGTTAATCCTAAAGGATGTCTGATGAAGGTATGTTGTCTGAAATTTTGTGCTTGGTGAGAAAACCACCAAAAATCCCTTTTTCCTGACttcatattaaatttaataattagtaattaaggtGTCATTGGATGCTACAAGCACTTTTACAAGTGGttggaactgaaatgtgtgttggcagtgtttgTACACAACCACCTTATACTGATAAAaacccaccattttttttttttttttttttatcttgttaaaTAATTTCCACTTTCTCAAACGAGATCAATCTTTCTCAGAGCAGCTCAGAGGAGAAGggtggggtcagcagagctcattaacatttaaaggtgtCATGTGATTTCTTTCCTCTTTGGAGTGTTGGAGTGTTGCCCTCCCCTCCCCGAAACGGCttattctaacacgcccccacatgtctatgtcagtatgtgggaagatttgcttaatgccacccagatgttcacgcaaagaaagaaggtgtaccttttattctcgtggtagtattgttgttgccgccacCATGTCgtatagacgctgtgtgtttcaccaTAAAAATCAAAACTAGAGACATGAACCTTGTGAAAATCGACGCATTTCAGAAACCGtaacatagaggagaaacaataatgtacagtatgtggaaaataatgtgttaaaaccacataaacatatttcattacaccaaatacacaaaataatgttctttttactagcatcatatgacccctttaaaggaaaatgctgCAAAATgacttgctctgaaaagagctgttttgacagggtaaaaagggtgttttttacactgagaaaaaaaaaaaaactatgttacagacatttcattaagaccattaaGTCATTGAGAGTTCTGTATCATTAATGGATAATTAGTTATTCCTCCACCTGGCCATAGATCTATCggcataaatacatttatatatgttcTTAGCACAGAGTTGAAAATCTTTGTCAATATTTGTAAAAAGTAATTGAAGCATTTTCTATGCATTGGGTCTGTTTTCAGAATTTCCCACATTTCTTAGGCACTGAttcttgttatttttatatttatatttaaccaaCTGAAATGAGTCATTACAGTACTGAGACATTACCCCGAAATATGATATGGCCTTTTGAACAAATAGATTACAGCAAACACACTGCTCAATCTTTctattgaaaatgaatgtttattcatcttggtttttataaagatttttatttttcttcagatgGAATGTAATGTAGAGAGAAAGACAGTACAAACACGAGCATataatatttctctctctctctctctctgtgtgtgtgtgcgttacaCAGACGTGACAGAGTTTTCCGTGCTGTGTGAGCCTGTGTCATTGGTTTTCACTTctgctttttgtatttttgtgtttttttgtgtttttttttttccatcatgcgTGGTGGTGTCTTAAACTGTCTTAAACTCGAGAAtagctttttgtaattttttttttatatatctaccCACTTTGGTCATGTTTCtgctctttaaatgtttaaatgttgtaaatgttgGTCTTACATCACAAAAGCTACTGAAATGTAAAGGACGTAAAGTTTACTTCATTAATGCAAAGGTGAATAATACAAAAGGACtggaaaataaaatagttttaaaccaTAAGCTCATGGTAAGAGTTCTGGTCCATTTTGCCATTTACTTGTTttcaaagagaaaaataaattctCTCTTGTTTTCTCCAAGTCTTGTTCTCTCTTTTTATGCATATGTTTACATGTAAAGCTTCCTTTCGGTGTGGCTTTTGCCAAGTACCTCTCCACTAAACTGGTAGGTGAGTTTCTTCTTGATCTTCCTGACTTCTCCCGTCTTGCCATAGTTTCTCAGTGCCCTTGCCATCTTCTGGTAGGTCATCTTCTTGCGGTTTCCCTTCTGTACGCCCCAGCGGTGTGCTAAAGCTTCTTTGTGCTTTGAAGAGAACTGGAATATTCCTTTTTCTCGGTCAACCCACCAGATGCTGTCCTTCATGTCACCATTTCGGAGAAGGTCCAGCAGGAACTGATACAAGCGAATTTTCTTCTTGTTACCTTGAAAACAAAGGGAATGAACACTTACAGCTTGATTCTAGAAGACTGCAAAAGTCAACAGGTACTGGGTTTGCATTGCTTATCCAATTTTCCGAAGATCACTATGGTTGTGTCCTTATGAGGTGAGATTGGTCTTAGCTTTTGTCCTTACCATGCTCGCCTCCTGTTGTTGATGTAATATGGTCCCTCATACACTCCTCATCGGACACCTCTAACGGAGGACTGCGACTGCTGGGGTCATCGTCATCCGAGCTGCGCTGGAGAGGAGACGGCTGTACACTGTGAGGGTAACACACAGATGGCCGTGGCAAATATGCCATCTGTGAAGACATAAAGTACATAATTATCAGAGAGCACACACAGATAAAAAATAGAGGTTCCAGTAAGAATCAACTAATTTAAttctataattaattatatagtttaaatttcataaagaaAAACATACTGGTGCTCATGAATGCTGGTCTCCAAAACAGCAGttgtcctggcagaaaattaaCAGTACATTATCCTTTAAGGTTTACGAATGTTTCCATATGCGAGAAGTTTACAGACATGTAGTAGGCTAAAGAACTTTTCTCTAAGAGAATATACTGTAGCTAACTCACATAAACTCTATAAAGTAAGTATTTTTTGATTTCTTAAGTACCATTTGAGAATTGTTATTTTAAAGGATTGAATGCAAATATGAGAGCTGTACAACCACGGCTGTGCAGTCATGTGGTCTGAAATGTGTCATCTGGAGATTTCAGACTCGTTCAACATTAAGAAATaggaaatttacattttatatatcgTCAATATAACAGAGCAGTGAAATTTCAAGCTGCAGAATATTTTGTGTTAATTACTTTACAGGAACATGtgaaagaacaaataaaaaaaaaattcagttaaacTGCTCCACTGTAAAAAGCCCTCACAAAACCCAAAGTGTCATGAGTCGTTGTAGTCTCATGTGATTGCACACAGTGCTGGGGTAGCAATTTCTTGAGGCATGACAGTTGAAAACTCTGATGACTTCAGGAGAATGTCCTCAAAAACATAGGACAGTCAAACTATtttgacattgaaaaaaaaaaacataaggcgCATGTTTTTGTGGATATGCTATTTTGTGCAGGGCCTCAGAGGTCATGGTAGTTGTGTAAATGTGAATTTAGGCTAATAAAGACGTGCCTGTTTTG
This genomic interval carries:
- the LOC113051556 gene encoding ARL14 effector protein-like — protein: MPISCSATDCSNRFAKGSEIRFYRFPISKPQLAEQWVRNLGRKNFIPTQNSCLCSEHFQPDCFRDYNGKLFLREDAVPTIFANSGGDRTKIELRKNRGGFVAKDANDSSRFSSLSDKDRAKQITKDRRQPVRDSSLKARGVNDRRRAGKLSLGDRQTLSLKSKVYDSKGLLISCGRDLCDCLDVDCMGCFYPCPECGSRKCGVECRCDRKWLYEQVEVEGGEIIRNKFVS
- the LOC113051557 gene encoding transcription factor PU.1-like isoform X3, with the translated sequence MDVLVTKEESRERVTWTGWMSQTPSVQKDYWAVLTKDQQTEEMFESEMYRPPMEYQYIIDESQNDHTWDYNSHHVHPVDFENLPESHFTELQSVQPLHASNVHRFPDVESGHFIDPGLTGHHLTLPPPQMAYLPRPSVCYPHSVQPSPLQRSSDDDDPSSRSPPLEVSDEECMRDHITSTTGGEHGNKKKIRLYQFLLDLLRNGDMKDSIWWVDREKGIFQFSSKHKEALAHRWGVQKGNRKKMTYQKMARALRNYGKTGEVRKIKKKLTYQFSGEVLGKSHTERKLYM
- the LOC113051557 gene encoding transcription factor PU.1-like isoform X1, with product MLHPYRMEGYIIPTKEESRERVTWTGWMSQTPSVQKDYWAVLTKDQQTEEMFESEMYRPPMEYQYIIDESQNDHTWDYNSHHVHPVDFENLPESHFTELQSVQPLHASNVHRFPDVESGHFIDPGLTGHHLTLPPPQMAYLPRPSVCYPHSVQPSPLQRSSDDDDPSSRSPPLEVSDEECMRDHITSTTGGEHGNKKKIRLYQFLLDLLRNGDMKDSIWWVDREKGIFQFSSKHKEALAHRWGVQKGNRKKMTYQKMARALRNYGKTGEVRKIKKKLTYQFSGEVLGKSHTERKLYM
- the LOC113051557 gene encoding transcription factor PU.1-like isoform X2 codes for the protein MLHPYRMEGYIIPTKEESRERVTWTGWMSQTPSVQKDYWAVLTKDQTEEMFESEMYRPPMEYQYIIDESQNDHTWDYNSHHVHPVDFENLPESHFTELQSVQPLHASNVHRFPDVESGHFIDPGLTGHHLTLPPPQMAYLPRPSVCYPHSVQPSPLQRSSDDDDPSSRSPPLEVSDEECMRDHITSTTGGEHGNKKKIRLYQFLLDLLRNGDMKDSIWWVDREKGIFQFSSKHKEALAHRWGVQKGNRKKMTYQKMARALRNYGKTGEVRKIKKKLTYQFSGEVLGKSHTERKLYM
- the LOC113051557 gene encoding transcription factor PU.1-like isoform X6, which gives rise to MLHPYRMEGYIIPTQTEEMFESEMYRPPMEYQYIIDESQNDHTWDYNSHHVHPVDFENLPESHFTELQSVQPLHASNVHRFPDVESGHFIDPGLTGHHLTLPPPQMAYLPRPSVCYPHSVQPSPLQRSSDDDDPSSRSPPLEVSDEECMRDHITSTTGGEHGNKKKIRLYQFLLDLLRNGDMKDSIWWVDREKGIFQFSSKHKEALAHRWGVQKGNRKKMTYQKMARALRNYGKTGEVRKIKKKLTYQFSGEVLGKSHTERKLYM
- the LOC113051557 gene encoding transcription factor PU.1-like isoform X5, with the translated sequence MLHPYRMEGYIIPTQQTEEMFESEMYRPPMEYQYIIDESQNDHTWDYNSHHVHPVDFENLPESHFTELQSVQPLHASNVHRFPDVESGHFIDPGLTGHHLTLPPPQMAYLPRPSVCYPHSVQPSPLQRSSDDDDPSSRSPPLEVSDEECMRDHITSTTGGEHGNKKKIRLYQFLLDLLRNGDMKDSIWWVDREKGIFQFSSKHKEALAHRWGVQKGNRKKMTYQKMARALRNYGKTGEVRKIKKKLTYQFSGEVLGKSHTERKLYM
- the LOC113051557 gene encoding transcription factor PU.1-like isoform X7; the encoded protein is MDVLVTQQTEEMFESEMYRPPMEYQYIIDESQNDHTWDYNSHHVHPVDFENLPESHFTELQSVQPLHASNVHRFPDVESGHFIDPGLTGHHLTLPPPQMAYLPRPSVCYPHSVQPSPLQRSSDDDDPSSRSPPLEVSDEECMRDHITSTTGGEHGNKKKIRLYQFLLDLLRNGDMKDSIWWVDREKGIFQFSSKHKEALAHRWGVQKGNRKKMTYQKMARALRNYGKTGEVRKIKKKLTYQFSGEVLGKSHTERKLYM
- the LOC113051557 gene encoding transcription factor PU.1-like isoform X4 encodes the protein MDVLVTKEESRERVTWTGWMSQTPSVQKDYWAVLTKDQTEEMFESEMYRPPMEYQYIIDESQNDHTWDYNSHHVHPVDFENLPESHFTELQSVQPLHASNVHRFPDVESGHFIDPGLTGHHLTLPPPQMAYLPRPSVCYPHSVQPSPLQRSSDDDDPSSRSPPLEVSDEECMRDHITSTTGGEHGNKKKIRLYQFLLDLLRNGDMKDSIWWVDREKGIFQFSSKHKEALAHRWGVQKGNRKKMTYQKMARALRNYGKTGEVRKIKKKLTYQFSGEVLGKSHTERKLYM